One Dioscorea cayenensis subsp. rotundata cultivar TDr96_F1 chromosome 17, TDr96_F1_v2_PseudoChromosome.rev07_lg8_w22 25.fasta, whole genome shotgun sequence DNA window includes the following coding sequences:
- the LOC120280677 gene encoding putative protein ABIL2 isoform X2 yields MQSAFFKLIKQTMETLSHASSSSLLDHRRASTFDEISMHQRFLFLDTVKEMKNLRSQLYTAADHFELCYKNEKQTYIVMNNLKDYVIKAFVNTVDHLGSVSDKINALLDEKIKDVSKSEVGIVCVEQSLIIKPPKYHKHYILPAGKAIRECGTHVIRKYEESKLRKDIIDQSQSLQTVANATHGEKQLRFSKSPSILLSKLAQSSLPSPRMLSPSPSLPTGKFVFTEQRSDAMKRSGSISYRRSFRSISNIGRSYSPEPWKSRSSHAYSERNEHIEMNNGSSRNIFKSLLSRRRSRKEDVLSG; encoded by the exons ATGCAATCAGCCTTCTTCAAACTCATCAAACAAACAATGGAGACTTTGTCTCATGCTTCGTCTTCTTCATTACTTGATCATCGGAGAGCCTCAACTTTTGATGAAATTTCTATGCATCAAAGGTTTCTCTTCTTGGACACTGTCAAG GAGATGAAGAATCTGCGATCACAGTTATATACTGCAGCCGATCATTTTGAATTATGTTATAAGAATGAAAAGCAGACATACAT AGTGATGAACAACTTGAAAGACTATGTTATTAAGGCCTTTGTCAACACTGTTGATCACCTTGGCTCTGTTTCAGATAAGATAAATGCTCTTCTTGATGAGAAGATCAAAGATGTCTCTAAATCAGAAGTTGGAATTGTTTGTGTTGAACAG TCTCTCATCATCAAACCTCCAAAGTACCATAAACACTACATTTTACCAG CTGGTAAAGCAATACGTGAGTGCGGGACACATGTAATAAGAAAGTATGAAGAATCAAAGCTGAGAAAAGACATTATCGATCAATCACAAAGCCTGCAAACCG TGGCTAATGCAACTCATGGCGAGAAACAATTGAGATTCAG TAAATCGCCTTCGATCTTACTTTCAAAGCTAGCTCAATCTTCATTGCCTTCTCCAAGAATGCTTTCGCCATCACCTTCTCTGCCTACAGGGAAGTTTGTATTCACAG AACAAAGATCAGATGCAATGAAGCGCTCGGGATCGATTTCATACAGACGAAGCTTTCGAAGTATATCTAACATAGGGCGTTCA TACTCTCCAGAGCCGTGGAAGTCTCGGTCGAGTCATGCATACTCTGAAAGAAATGAGCATATAGAAATGAATAATGGTTCGAGCAGAAACATCTTCAAGAGCCTGCTCAGCCGacgaagatcaagaaaagaagatgtaCTTTCAGGATga
- the LOC120280677 gene encoding protein ABIL2-like isoform X1: MQSAFFKLIKQTMETLSHASSSSLLDHRRASTFDEISMHQRFLFLDTVKEMKNLRSQLYTAADHFELCYKNEKQTYIVMNNLKDYVIKAFVNTVDHLGSVSDKINALLDEKIKDVSKSEVGIVCVEQRLRTCREFTDHKGLVQQSLIIKPPKYHKHYILPAGKAIRECGTHVIRKYEESKLRKDIIDQSQSLQTVANATHGEKQLRFSKSPSILLSKLAQSSLPSPRMLSPSPSLPTGKFVFTEQRSDAMKRSGSISYRRSFRSISNIGRSYSPEPWKSRSSHAYSERNEHIEMNNGSSRNIFKSLLSRRRSRKEDVLSG; encoded by the exons ATGCAATCAGCCTTCTTCAAACTCATCAAACAAACAATGGAGACTTTGTCTCATGCTTCGTCTTCTTCATTACTTGATCATCGGAGAGCCTCAACTTTTGATGAAATTTCTATGCATCAAAGGTTTCTCTTCTTGGACACTGTCAAG GAGATGAAGAATCTGCGATCACAGTTATATACTGCAGCCGATCATTTTGAATTATGTTATAAGAATGAAAAGCAGACATACAT AGTGATGAACAACTTGAAAGACTATGTTATTAAGGCCTTTGTCAACACTGTTGATCACCTTGGCTCTGTTTCAGATAAGATAAATGCTCTTCTTGATGAGAAGATCAAAGATGTCTCTAAATCAGAAGTTGGAATTGTTTGTGTTGAACAG AGACTTCGTACTTGCCGGGAATTTACTGATCATAAAGGTCTTGTTCAACAGTCTCTCATCATCAAACCTCCAAAGTACCATAAACACTACATTTTACCAG CTGGTAAAGCAATACGTGAGTGCGGGACACATGTAATAAGAAAGTATGAAGAATCAAAGCTGAGAAAAGACATTATCGATCAATCACAAAGCCTGCAAACCG TGGCTAATGCAACTCATGGCGAGAAACAATTGAGATTCAG TAAATCGCCTTCGATCTTACTTTCAAAGCTAGCTCAATCTTCATTGCCTTCTCCAAGAATGCTTTCGCCATCACCTTCTCTGCCTACAGGGAAGTTTGTATTCACAG AACAAAGATCAGATGCAATGAAGCGCTCGGGATCGATTTCATACAGACGAAGCTTTCGAAGTATATCTAACATAGGGCGTTCA TACTCTCCAGAGCCGTGGAAGTCTCGGTCGAGTCATGCATACTCTGAAAGAAATGAGCATATAGAAATGAATAATGGTTCGAGCAGAAACATCTTCAAGAGCCTGCTCAGCCGacgaagatcaagaaaagaagatgtaCTTTCAGGATga